The Pseudofrankia inefficax genome window below encodes:
- a CDS encoding ABC transporter ATP-binding protein, with the protein MLIRLLVPYARLYRRDVALVTVLQTVQCAGALYLPDLSADVIDRGVLPGDTGYIWRVGALMIGVSLAQLACAIGAARVASRFSAFLARDLRAALFNRVHAFSARELNQFTPASLVVRTTNDVQQIQMLAQITLMFMVTAPLMCVGGVVFALGQDAPLSLLLVVVAPLLGGLAWAVLRRMTPLSVTLQDTTDSVNRILREQIIGLRVIRAFVQEDREQERFAASNTLLTDVSVGVGRLMALLFPLVTAVASVAGVAVVWFGAHRVESSAIGVGALSAFLGYVLQILGAATMVTYLLRMLPRAQVCAGRIGEVLDTESTVLPPKTAIPKLVTPARVELRDVGFRYPGAEAPVLRGVNLVAGRGETVAIIGSTGSGKSTLLGLVPRLADPSEGVVLVGGVDVRSLDRSLLSRTIGYVPQRPYLFSGTVASNLRYGDPEATDDELWHALDIAQARAFVEALPEGLDAPVAQGGASFSGGQRQRLAIARALVVRPDVYLFDDSFSALDYATDARLRAALATQTAAAAVVVVAQRVSTIRDADRIVVLDEGRVVGTGSHDELFAGNGTYREIVLSQLTEAEAA; encoded by the coding sequence GTGCTGATCCGCCTGCTCGTGCCGTATGCGCGCCTCTACCGCCGCGACGTCGCCCTCGTGACCGTCCTCCAGACCGTGCAGTGTGCCGGCGCCCTCTATCTTCCCGATCTGAGCGCCGACGTGATCGACAGGGGCGTCCTGCCCGGCGACACCGGCTACATCTGGCGGGTCGGAGCCCTCATGATCGGCGTCTCGTTGGCCCAGCTGGCCTGCGCCATCGGCGCCGCCCGGGTCGCGTCCCGGTTCTCCGCCTTCCTGGCCCGCGACCTGCGAGCGGCGCTGTTCAACCGGGTGCACGCGTTCTCCGCCCGTGAGCTGAACCAGTTCACACCGGCGTCGCTGGTCGTGCGCACCACCAACGACGTCCAGCAGATCCAGATGCTCGCCCAGATCACGCTCATGTTCATGGTGACCGCGCCGCTGATGTGCGTCGGCGGGGTCGTGTTCGCGCTCGGCCAGGACGCGCCCCTGTCACTGCTTCTCGTGGTGGTCGCGCCGCTGCTGGGCGGTCTCGCCTGGGCGGTCCTGCGCCGGATGACACCGCTGTCGGTGACCCTGCAGGACACGACGGACTCGGTGAACCGGATCCTGCGCGAACAGATCATCGGGCTGCGGGTGATCCGCGCGTTCGTCCAGGAGGACCGCGAACAGGAGCGGTTCGCGGCCTCGAACACCCTGCTGACCGACGTGTCGGTGGGCGTGGGCCGACTGATGGCGTTGCTGTTCCCACTGGTCACGGCCGTCGCCAGCGTCGCCGGGGTCGCGGTCGTGTGGTTCGGCGCGCACCGCGTCGAGTCCTCGGCCATCGGGGTCGGCGCCCTGTCCGCGTTCCTCGGCTACGTGCTGCAGATCCTCGGCGCGGCGACGATGGTGACCTACCTGCTGCGGATGCTCCCCCGCGCGCAGGTCTGTGCCGGACGCATCGGCGAGGTCCTCGACACCGAGAGCACCGTGCTCCCACCGAAGACGGCCATACCGAAGCTCGTCACGCCCGCGCGGGTGGAGCTGCGCGACGTGGGATTCCGCTATCCAGGCGCCGAGGCCCCCGTCCTGCGAGGCGTCAACCTGGTCGCGGGCCGCGGCGAGACCGTCGCGATCATCGGCAGCACCGGCAGCGGCAAGAGCACCCTGCTCGGCCTGGTGCCCCGGCTGGCCGACCCCTCCGAGGGTGTCGTGCTCGTCGGCGGCGTCGACGTGCGGTCGCTCGACCGGTCGCTGCTGAGCAGGACCATCGGCTACGTCCCCCAGCGGCCCTACCTGTTCTCCGGGACCGTCGCCTCGAACCTTCGCTACGGCGATCCGGAGGCCACCGACGACGAGCTGTGGCACGCCCTCGACATCGCCCAGGCCCGCGCGTTCGTCGAGGCCCTCCCCGAGGGCCTCGACGCCCCGGTCGCCCAGGGAGGCGCCAGCTTCTCCGGCGGGCAGCGCCAGCGGCTCGCGATCGCGCGCGCCCTGGTCGTCCGGCCCGATGTGTACCTGTTCGACGACTCCTTCTCGGCCCTGGACTACGCGACCGACGCCCGGCTGCGCGCCGCGCTCGCCACCCAGACCGCCGCCGCGGCGGTCGTCGTCGTAGCCCAGCGCGTCAGCACGATCCGCGACGCCGACCGGATCGTCGTGCTCGACGAGGGTCGGGTGGTCGGCACCGGCAGCCACGACGAGCTGTTCGCCGGCAACGGCACCTACCGCGAGATCGTGCTCTCCCAGCTCACCGAGGCGGAAGCCGCATGA
- a CDS encoding alpha/beta hydrolase: MGNVDQPVPPMDEECAAAWNHLVETQFGGRIPEITEELVPRAQAHKMPTRAMVLDQFPVTEEERSVPGLDAEITVSVFTPHDHEGTGPGIVWLHGGGMIAGHRFGAEAALQLALASGGVVVSVEYRMPPEYPDPTPVDDCYAALLWTADHAGELGIDPAALVLAGGSAGGGLAAGTALHVRDDGGPSLAGLLLLSPMLDDRMRTASAHMSGRLSWTRTSNETGWRALLGDRAGTDRVSSYAAPGRAVDVSRLPPTFIDVGSVDLFRDEDVAFATSIWASGGDAELHVWRGGIHGYEGYAPESRLTVETLAARERWLTRVLGR, from the coding sequence ATGGGGAACGTGGACCAGCCGGTGCCGCCCATGGACGAGGAGTGCGCCGCGGCCTGGAACCATCTCGTCGAGACCCAGTTCGGCGGGAGGATTCCCGAGATCACCGAGGAGCTGGTCCCGCGCGCTCAGGCGCACAAGATGCCGACCCGCGCGATGGTGCTCGACCAGTTCCCCGTCACCGAGGAGGAACGCTCGGTCCCGGGCCTCGACGCGGAGATCACCGTCTCGGTCTTCACCCCGCACGACCACGAAGGGACCGGCCCAGGCATCGTCTGGCTGCACGGTGGCGGAATGATCGCCGGCCATCGGTTCGGGGCCGAGGCGGCGTTGCAGCTCGCGCTGGCTTCCGGCGGCGTGGTCGTGTCCGTCGAGTACCGGATGCCTCCGGAGTACCCGGACCCAACGCCCGTCGACGACTGCTACGCCGCGCTGCTCTGGACCGCGGACCATGCCGGCGAGCTGGGGATCGACCCGGCCGCGCTGGTGCTCGCCGGCGGCAGCGCGGGCGGTGGCCTCGCGGCCGGCACGGCGCTCCACGTCCGCGACGACGGCGGCCCGAGTCTGGCGGGCCTGCTCCTGCTCTCCCCGATGCTCGACGACCGGATGCGCACCGCCTCGGCGCACATGTCCGGCCGGTTGTCGTGGACCCGGACCAGCAATGAGACCGGCTGGCGGGCGCTGCTCGGAGACCGCGCCGGCACCGACCGCGTCTCCAGCTACGCGGCGCCCGGCCGCGCGGTCGACGTCTCGAGGCTGCCCCCGACCTTCATCGACGTCGGATCCGTCGACCTCTTCCGCGACGAGGACGTCGCCTTCGCCACCTCGATCTGGGCCAGCGGCGGCGACGCCGAGCTCCATGTCTGGCGCGGTGGCATCCACGGCTATGAGGGCTACGCCCCCGAGTCCCGGCTCACCGTCGAGACGCTCGCCGCTCGCGAGCGCTGGCTCACCCGCGTGCTCGGCCGCTAG
- a CDS encoding ABC transporter ATP-binding protein, which yields MSIRRTRSSPGVAVEAARRPDHSSNTRATVGRLWRMGRHQWAPLTGTVVFGLVSVVLTTIGPWLLGRATNLVLAGAFGRALDGHATRAEVLGDLRAHGHATEAQTLSTVDFVPGRGIDFDAVGRILLVATLLYLAAGLCAFVQGWLANLAVQRAIQRLRQDVEAKIFRLPAAYFDRHRRGDLLSRVTNDIDNLGQSLQQTLSQLVIPLFSIAGMLAAMFWVSPLLAVISLVTVPLTLGVVARVGRRAQPLYLEQWKQTGRLNGQIEEMYSGHAVIKAFGREQQAADRFAVDNEHLAQTTLRSQAMSSTLQPAMTFLSNLNYVLVAVVGGVRIAAGALSVGDVQAFIQYSRQYSQPLIYLASMAGMVQSGIASAERVYEFLDAAEEIPDPVTPGLLPVPATGRVAFEGVTFRYHPDRPLIEALSLVAEPGHTVAIVGPTGAGKTTLVNLLLRFYELAAGRITLDGVDIATLTRAQARSRIGMVLQDTWLFGGTIADNIAYGTPGAGRERIVAAATSAHADRFIRTLPDGYDTVLDDEATSLSAGEKQLLTIARAFLTEPPILVLDEATSSVDTRTEVLIQQATASLRAGRTAFVIAHRLSTIRDADTIVVMENGAIVEQGSHDQLVHAGGAYARLYAAQFADATTAAS from the coding sequence ATGAGCATCCGCCGCACCCGCAGCTCCCCCGGCGTCGCCGTCGAGGCCGCGCGCCGGCCCGACCACTCCTCGAACACCCGCGCCACGGTGGGCCGGCTCTGGCGGATGGGCCGGCACCAGTGGGCGCCGCTGACGGGGACGGTTGTCTTCGGTCTCGTCAGCGTGGTCCTCACGACGATCGGGCCGTGGCTGCTGGGCCGCGCGACCAACCTCGTCCTGGCCGGCGCCTTCGGCCGCGCGCTCGACGGCCACGCCACCCGTGCCGAGGTCCTGGGTGACCTGCGCGCGCACGGGCACGCGACCGAGGCGCAGACGCTGAGCACCGTGGACTTCGTCCCCGGCCGGGGCATCGACTTCGACGCCGTCGGAAGGATTCTGCTGGTAGCGACGCTGCTGTACCTGGCGGCCGGCCTCTGCGCGTTCGTCCAGGGGTGGCTGGCGAACCTCGCCGTGCAGCGCGCCATCCAACGGCTGCGTCAGGACGTCGAGGCGAAGATCTTCCGCCTGCCGGCGGCGTACTTCGACCGGCACCGGCGCGGCGACCTTCTCAGCCGCGTCACGAACGACATCGACAACCTCGGCCAGAGCCTCCAGCAGACGCTCAGCCAGCTCGTCATCCCGCTGTTCAGCATCGCCGGCATGCTGGCCGCCATGTTCTGGGTCTCCCCACTGCTCGCGGTGATCTCCCTGGTCACGGTCCCGCTGACGCTCGGCGTCGTGGCCCGGGTAGGCCGCCGTGCGCAGCCGCTCTACCTGGAGCAGTGGAAACAGACCGGTCGGCTCAACGGTCAGATCGAGGAGATGTACAGCGGACACGCGGTCATCAAGGCCTTCGGGCGCGAGCAGCAGGCCGCCGACCGTTTCGCGGTGGACAACGAGCACCTCGCCCAGACGACCCTGCGCTCCCAGGCGATGTCGAGCACGCTGCAGCCGGCGATGACGTTCCTCAGCAACCTCAACTACGTCCTCGTCGCGGTCGTCGGCGGTGTCCGGATAGCCGCCGGCGCGCTGAGCGTCGGCGACGTCCAGGCGTTCATCCAGTACTCCCGGCAGTACAGCCAGCCGCTGATCTACCTGGCGAGCATGGCCGGCATGGTGCAGTCCGGCATCGCCTCCGCCGAGCGGGTCTACGAGTTCCTCGACGCCGCCGAGGAGATCCCGGACCCGGTGACGCCCGGCCTCCTGCCCGTCCCGGCCACCGGCCGGGTGGCCTTCGAGGGCGTCACCTTCCGGTACCACCCCGACCGGCCGCTCATCGAGGCGCTCTCGCTGGTCGCCGAACCGGGGCACACGGTCGCCATCGTCGGGCCGACCGGCGCCGGCAAGACCACCCTGGTCAACCTGCTGCTGCGCTTCTACGAGCTCGCGGCGGGGCGCATCACGCTCGACGGGGTCGACATCGCCACGCTCACCCGCGCGCAGGCGCGGTCCCGCATCGGCATGGTCCTGCAGGACACCTGGCTGTTCGGCGGCACCATCGCCGACAACATCGCCTACGGGACGCCGGGCGCCGGCCGCGAACGGATCGTCGCCGCGGCCACGTCCGCCCACGCCGACCGGTTCATCCGCACCCTGCCGGACGGCTACGACACGGTCCTCGACGACGAGGCCACCAGCCTGAGCGCGGGAGAGAAGCAGCTGCTCACGATCGCGCGCGCGTTCCTGACCGAACCGCCGATCCTGGTCCTCGACGAGGCGACCAGCTCGGTCGACACGCGTACCGAGGTCCTCATCCAGCAGGCGACCGCCTCGCTGCGCGCGGGGCGCACCGCGTTCGTCATCGCGCACCGGCTGTCCACGATCCGGGACGCCGACACGATCGTCGTCATGGAGAACGGCGCCATCGTCGAACAGGGGTCGCACGACCAGCTCGTCCACGCGGGCGGCGCCTACGCCCGGCTGTACGCGGCCCAGTTCGCGGACGCCACGACGGCGGCCTCCTGA
- a CDS encoding glycoside hydrolase family 3 N-terminal domain-containing protein, which translates to MTSETAASPESRADDLLRTMTVEEKAQQVTGLLSAGLLGLNGVIEAVAGRVMGDGIGQIGMLGMFGQRPPQLAQMANQIQRYLVTQTRLGIPAMLHIEALNGPLAAGFPVYPTAIGLAATWNPDGVEQMAAITGRQVRAVGHGQVFSPVMDVARDARWGRVHETYGEEPYLVSALSVAFTRGLQGAGPRDGVIATGKHFLGYGVSEAGQNMAKTVLGRRELYEVYARPFEAAIQLAGLRSVMNSYSSIDGVPVGASREILTDLLRERLGFTGTVVSDYDTVGHLFSRVGVARDATDAGRLALAAGIDVELPNPFGYGRTLAEAVRQGVVPVEQLDQAVWRVLRDKFAAGLFDAPYVDEDPVVISALAGEGGEPGGLAHRLAQQSVTLLTNDGRLPLSRDLTRIAVVGPHADGLSVAFPPYTIPAALDMLGARFRGERANIPGTEGMTIETTPEAVELMRRDLSGVLSLSIDDYIRENYGSVSLADAVRAAVPGAKVTVAAGCGVLDEEPADIAAAVAAAQDAEVVILALGGRAGWFVPRITEGEGCDTADIDLPANQVALVRAVVGTGTPAVGVVYTGRPMALTAIADELPAIVYGYYGGQHASTAMAEVLFGDVNPSGKLPVSIPRHSGQVPVYSGQPTGTGYRRTDRDAHQDYLDLPSRPLFPFGHGLSYTAFEYSDLVVSPDEVDATGSVTLTLTLRNSGDRSGTEIVQFYLSDRATGVTRPAQELVGFARVDLGPGETAEVGCTVELAQLAYLGLDGRLQVEPGPIEVLVGASSDDSRLRGRFEVVGETAVLEHRSAFLSAATVRQVAAVPEPVSP; encoded by the coding sequence TGAACGGCGTGATCGAGGCCGTGGCCGGCCGGGTGATGGGCGACGGGATCGGCCAGATCGGGATGCTGGGCATGTTCGGTCAGCGGCCGCCGCAGCTGGCCCAGATGGCGAACCAGATCCAGCGGTACCTCGTCACCCAGACCCGGCTCGGCATTCCGGCGATGCTCCACATCGAGGCGCTGAACGGCCCGCTGGCCGCCGGTTTCCCGGTCTACCCGACGGCGATCGGCCTGGCCGCGACCTGGAACCCCGACGGCGTGGAGCAGATGGCGGCCATCACCGGCCGTCAGGTCCGGGCCGTGGGCCATGGCCAGGTGTTCTCCCCGGTGATGGACGTGGCCCGCGACGCCCGCTGGGGGCGGGTGCACGAGACCTACGGCGAGGAGCCCTACCTGGTCAGCGCGCTGAGCGTCGCGTTCACCCGCGGCCTGCAGGGCGCCGGGCCGCGTGACGGGGTGATCGCGACGGGGAAGCACTTCCTCGGCTACGGGGTGTCCGAGGCCGGCCAGAACATGGCGAAGACCGTCCTGGGGCGCCGCGAGCTGTACGAGGTGTACGCCCGCCCGTTCGAGGCGGCGATCCAGCTGGCCGGGCTGCGGTCGGTGATGAACTCCTACAGCTCGATCGACGGGGTCCCGGTCGGCGCGAGCCGGGAGATCCTGACCGACCTGCTGCGCGAGCGGCTGGGCTTCACCGGCACCGTCGTCTCCGACTACGACACCGTCGGCCATCTGTTCTCCCGGGTCGGGGTGGCCCGGGACGCGACCGACGCGGGGCGCCTGGCGCTGGCCGCCGGGATCGACGTGGAACTGCCGAACCCGTTCGGCTACGGGCGGACGCTGGCCGAGGCGGTCCGCCAGGGCGTCGTCCCCGTGGAACAGCTCGACCAGGCGGTGTGGCGGGTGCTGCGCGACAAGTTCGCGGCCGGCCTGTTCGACGCGCCCTACGTCGACGAGGACCCGGTCGTGATCAGCGCCCTCGCCGGCGAGGGCGGCGAGCCCGGCGGGCTCGCGCACCGGCTGGCCCAGCAGTCGGTCACGCTGCTGACCAACGACGGGCGGCTGCCGCTGTCCCGGGACCTGACCCGGATCGCCGTCGTCGGGCCGCACGCCGACGGTCTTTCGGTCGCGTTCCCGCCTTACACGATTCCCGCCGCGCTGGACATGCTCGGCGCCCGGTTCCGAGGCGAACGGGCCAACATCCCCGGAACCGAGGGCATGACGATCGAGACGACGCCCGAGGCGGTCGAGCTGATGCGGCGCGACCTTTCCGGCGTGCTCTCCCTGTCGATCGACGACTACATCCGCGAGAACTACGGCTCGGTGTCGCTCGCCGACGCCGTCCGCGCGGCCGTCCCCGGTGCCAAGGTGACCGTGGCCGCCGGCTGTGGGGTCCTGGACGAGGAGCCCGCCGACATCGCCGCGGCGGTCGCCGCGGCCCAGGACGCCGAGGTGGTCATCCTCGCCCTCGGCGGGCGGGCCGGCTGGTTCGTCCCCCGGATCACCGAGGGCGAGGGCTGCGACACGGCCGACATCGACCTGCCGGCCAACCAGGTCGCCCTGGTGCGGGCCGTGGTGGGCACCGGGACGCCGGCCGTCGGCGTCGTCTACACGGGCCGGCCGATGGCGCTGACCGCGATCGCGGACGAACTGCCCGCGATCGTGTACGGCTACTACGGCGGCCAGCACGCGTCGACGGCGATGGCCGAGGTCCTGTTCGGCGACGTCAACCCGTCGGGGAAACTGCCGGTCTCGATCCCGCGCCACTCCGGCCAGGTCCCGGTCTACTCCGGCCAGCCGACCGGCACCGGCTACCGGCGCACCGACCGCGACGCCCACCAGGACTACCTCGACCTCCCCTCGCGGCCCCTGTTCCCGTTCGGCCACGGGCTGAGCTACACGGCCTTCGAGTACTCCGACCTCGTCGTCAGCCCCGATGAGGTCGACGCCACGGGCTCGGTGACCCTCACGCTGACCCTGCGCAACAGCGGCGACCGGTCCGGCACCGAGATCGTGCAGTTCTACCTGTCGGACCGGGCCACCGGGGTGACCAGACCGGCTCAGGAGCTGGTCGGCTTCGCCCGCGTCGATCTCGGGCCGGGGGAGACCGCCGAGGTCGGCTGCACCGTCGAGCTGGCCCAGCTCGCCTATCTCGGCCTCGACGGGCGCCTGCAGGTGGAGCCCGGCCCGATCGAGGTCCTGGTCGGGGCGTCGTCGGACGACAGCCGGCTGCGCGGACGGTTCGAGGTGGTGGGGGAGACGGCGGTCCTCGAGCACCGGAGCGCGTTCCTCTCGGCGGCCACGGTCCGCCAGGTAGCGGCCGTGCCCGAACCGGTCTCGCCGTGA
- a CDS encoding ABC transporter substrate-binding protein codes for MHLRRTGRLAILAVAAATALAVAGCSTSSKKVAPVPAPTATLKAAPAPAISPGVTADSIKIGFVYPDLSVVKQYVNVDHGDYQAVFTALVDKVNASGGINGRKIVPVFGAVNVISPAGAQDTCVHLTQDEKVFAVIGSLNADDALCYVQIHKTLTVGGDLNASRYLKAQAPWFSDLRGGDAAGDGLKLFDNGGLKSKKVAVIGYKADQYTMNSVVAPALKKLGVTPVATAVMDAPITDPAAVAQQTGVFVQKFQSVGADAVIVVGGASGSFPAQLEKATSYRPQLLFTDQGQASAYSLSSGKHDFSTLNNAQALGIASDWNNPPNQACIDTAEAAIPSLKGALLDPTTIPTGKPTFGTSENVSCRYLDLFTAIAQKAGKNLTYASFQQAAFSLGSFVVPGGLEKANYTPGNPGGAVPLHLFKYDPTQQKWALSTS; via the coding sequence ATGCACTTACGCCGTACTGGACGGCTGGCGATATTAGCCGTCGCCGCCGCGACCGCGCTGGCCGTGGCGGGCTGTAGCACCTCCTCGAAGAAGGTCGCTCCCGTCCCGGCCCCGACCGCGACCCTGAAGGCGGCGCCGGCGCCCGCGATCTCACCGGGCGTCACCGCGGACAGCATCAAGATCGGGTTCGTCTATCCCGACCTGTCCGTCGTCAAGCAGTACGTGAACGTCGACCACGGCGACTACCAGGCCGTCTTCACAGCACTCGTGGACAAGGTGAACGCCTCCGGCGGCATCAACGGCCGCAAGATCGTGCCGGTGTTCGGCGCGGTCAACGTCATCTCGCCGGCCGGCGCCCAGGACACCTGCGTCCATCTGACCCAGGACGAGAAGGTCTTCGCGGTCATCGGCAGCCTCAACGCCGACGACGCACTGTGCTACGTCCAGATCCACAAGACGCTGACCGTCGGCGGTGACCTGAACGCGTCGCGGTATCTGAAGGCGCAGGCTCCGTGGTTCTCCGACCTGCGCGGTGGAGACGCGGCCGGGGACGGCCTGAAGCTGTTCGACAACGGTGGCCTGAAGAGCAAGAAGGTCGCCGTCATCGGCTACAAGGCCGACCAGTACACGATGAACAGCGTCGTGGCGCCGGCGCTGAAGAAGCTCGGCGTGACGCCGGTCGCGACCGCGGTGATGGACGCTCCGATCACGGACCCCGCCGCCGTCGCCCAGCAGACCGGCGTGTTCGTCCAGAAGTTCCAGTCCGTCGGCGCCGACGCGGTCATCGTCGTCGGCGGGGCCTCGGGCTCGTTCCCCGCGCAGCTGGAGAAGGCCACCTCCTACCGGCCCCAGTTGCTGTTCACCGACCAGGGGCAGGCCAGCGCCTACTCGCTCTCGTCGGGCAAGCATGACTTCAGCACGCTGAACAACGCGCAGGCGCTCGGAATCGCCTCCGACTGGAACAACCCGCCGAACCAGGCCTGCATCGACACCGCCGAGGCGGCCATCCCGTCGCTGAAGGGCGCGCTGCTCGACCCGACCACCATACCCACGGGGAAGCCCACCTTCGGAACGTCCGAGAACGTGTCCTGCCGCTATCTGGACCTGTTCACGGCGATCGCCCAGAAGGCCGGCAAGAACCTCACCTACGCGAGTTTCCAGCAGGCCGCCTTCTCGCTCGGTTCCTTCGTTGTCCCCGGTGGCCTCGAAAAGGCGAACTACACCCCGGGCAACCCGGGCGGGGCCGTGCCGCTGCACCTGTTCAAGTACGACCCGACACAGCAGAAGTGGGCGCTGTCCACCAGCTGA
- a CDS encoding TetR/AcrR family transcriptional regulator, translating into MNRQKASTPRNLRGTATKARLVRAAKAVFEECGFLDARIADIADRAGVSYGSFYHYFDSKLQILCEVARAVGGLLQEPMCAATSDPTGLASPAELVRQLSRRYLTVYRDEARVIAAIEVISRYEPELAAITFGYLEADRARIARAVRRTRTRPCAVADADTEVALLAMSAMMNRYAEMWFVQKLLEIDFDDGVDQLSRLCLNALQLACSVEPGDRSGHEEVIVWP; encoded by the coding sequence GTGAACCGGCAGAAGGCGAGCACGCCGCGAAATCTCCGGGGAACGGCGACGAAGGCCCGACTCGTACGGGCCGCGAAGGCCGTCTTCGAGGAATGCGGTTTCCTGGATGCCAGGATCGCCGACATCGCGGACCGAGCCGGAGTCTCGTACGGATCCTTCTACCATTACTTCGACTCGAAGCTGCAGATCCTCTGCGAGGTCGCGCGAGCGGTGGGCGGCCTGCTTCAGGAGCCGATGTGCGCCGCGACGTCCGACCCGACCGGCCTCGCCTCGCCGGCCGAGCTGGTCAGGCAGCTGAGCCGGCGGTACCTGACGGTCTACCGGGACGAGGCACGCGTCATCGCCGCCATCGAGGTGATCTCCCGCTACGAGCCGGAGCTTGCCGCCATCACGTTCGGCTATCTCGAGGCCGACCGGGCCCGGATCGCTCGGGCGGTTCGCCGGACGAGGACCCGCCCCTGCGCGGTCGCCGACGCCGATACCGAGGTCGCGCTCCTGGCGATGAGCGCGATGATGAACCGCTACGCCGAGATGTGGTTCGTGCAGAAGCTACTGGAGATCGACTTCGACGACGGAGTGGACCAGCTTTCCCGCCTGTGTCTGAACGCCCTCCAGCTTGCCTGTTCGGTGGAGCCGGGCGACAGAAGCGGTCACGAGGAAGTCATTGTCTGGCCCTGA
- a CDS encoding helix-turn-helix domain-containing protein — protein MDGFELFQLGRRLMKLGEQSIPEVGILRLSGPTRAIVFDVFENPGSSISEITARVEFPQSQVSACVARLREAEVFETVSDPADRRRTLVRPTASALSRARDRPTAVIDQAIAERIGTSDPVEVQRVKDALDTLAALLRTDRNDADEPALDGRNGC, from the coding sequence ATGGATGGGTTCGAGCTGTTCCAGTTGGGCCGCCGGCTGATGAAGCTCGGCGAGCAGTCGATCCCCGAGGTCGGCATCCTGCGGCTGTCCGGCCCGACGCGGGCGATCGTGTTCGACGTCTTCGAGAACCCGGGCAGCTCGATCTCCGAGATCACCGCCCGCGTCGAGTTCCCGCAGAGCCAGGTCTCGGCGTGCGTGGCCCGCCTGCGTGAGGCCGAGGTGTTCGAGACGGTCAGCGACCCCGCGGACCGGCGCAGGACCCTCGTGCGGCCCACGGCCAGCGCGCTGAGCCGGGCGCGGGACCGTCCCACCGCGGTGATCGACCAGGCCATCGCCGAGAGGATCGGCACCAGCGACCCCGTCGAGGTCCAGCGCGTCAAGGACGCGCTCGACACCCTGGCGGCACTGCTGCGAACGGACCGGAATGACGCGGACGAGCCCGCCCTGGACGGGCGGAACGGCTGCTGA
- a CDS encoding ABC transporter substrate-binding protein, producing the protein MGAHRRRLSGGIAVAVTLALATSCSSAPGGSSGNSGNTACDAPGVTSNQIKLGFVYPATGPSSTALSAARAGLDARIGLANAHGGVHGRRITYDWGDDQGTASGAAVAIDTLVQQRNVFGLVSASASLGDSMTALTKQVVPVTGTAIEPAWAGHDNMFSFIYSASPAVVGRYVRAARGTRVAIIIGDPSALTSENTVSYEQSLRAAGASAVQTFSYVATTGNPAQVANKIISFGADALLGITAPDDFAQVVQATRAAGAQLAVSVVLTGYDRSVIASAHGKALAGVSMPVFFRPFEAGGPAIKQYEDAMVTYAPESGDADQQFAMFTYISADMFLRGLDLAGPCPTRAGFVKALRGVSAYDAGGLIAPIDLRDDSGKPLSCYAFVQVAPDGTAFQVVRDRVCADGSTG; encoded by the coding sequence ATGGGCGCGCACAGACGAAGATTATCCGGCGGGATCGCGGTCGCCGTCACGCTCGCGCTGGCGACCAGCTGCTCGTCGGCTCCCGGCGGGAGCAGCGGAAACAGCGGGAACACGGCCTGCGACGCGCCCGGGGTCACCTCGAACCAGATCAAGCTCGGGTTCGTGTATCCCGCCACCGGGCCGTCGAGCACGGCGCTCTCGGCGGCCCGCGCCGGGCTCGACGCCAGAATCGGCCTCGCGAACGCGCACGGCGGTGTGCACGGGCGGCGGATCACCTACGACTGGGGCGACGACCAGGGCACCGCGTCCGGGGCCGCGGTCGCGATCGACACCCTCGTCCAGCAGCGGAACGTCTTCGGCCTCGTGTCGGCGAGCGCCTCGCTCGGCGACTCGATGACCGCCCTGACCAAACAGGTGGTGCCGGTCACCGGGACCGCCATCGAGCCGGCCTGGGCCGGCCACGACAACATGTTCTCCTTCATCTACTCGGCCTCCCCCGCGGTGGTCGGCAGGTACGTCCGGGCCGCCCGCGGCACCAGGGTCGCCATCATCATCGGCGACCCGTCGGCCCTGACCTCCGAGAACACCGTGAGCTACGAGCAGAGCCTGCGCGCGGCCGGGGCGAGCGCGGTCCAGACGTTCTCCTACGTGGCCACCACCGGTAACCCGGCACAGGTGGCCAACAAGATAATCAGCTTCGGCGCCGACGCGCTGCTGGGCATCACCGCGCCGGACGACTTCGCGCAGGTCGTCCAGGCGACCCGCGCCGCGGGCGCCCAGCTCGCCGTCAGCGTGGTGCTCACGGGCTATGACCGGAGCGTGATCGCCAGTGCGCACGGCAAGGCGCTGGCCGGCGTGTCGATGCCGGTCTTCTTCCGCCCGTTCGAGGCGGGCGGCCCGGCGATCAAGCAGTACGAGGACGCGATGGTGACCTACGCCCCGGAGTCGGGGGACGCGGACCAGCAGTTCGCCATGTTCACCTACATCAGCGCGGACATGTTCCTGCGCGGGCTCGACCTGGCCGGGCCCTGCCCCACCCGGGCCGGCTTCGTCAAGGCGCTGCGCGGCGTCTCCGCCTACGACGCGGGCGGCCTGATCGCGCCCATCGACCTGCGCGACGACTCGGGCAAGCCGCTCTCCTGCTACGCGTTCGTCCAGGTGGCACCCGACGGCACGGCGTTCCAGGTGGTCCGCGACCGGGTCTGCGCCGACGGCAGCACCGGCTGA